The Raphanus sativus cultivar WK10039 chromosome 2, ASM80110v3, whole genome shotgun sequence genome includes a region encoding these proteins:
- the LOC108828257 gene encoding cyclic nucleotide-gated ion channel 4, whose protein sequence is MATEQEFTRASRVSRASSSLGYYSDEDYTDEEEEEMEEPEEKEEEEEEETRVGVTCGGRRNGSWGSYNKWMMLGRILDPRSKLVQEWNRVFLLVCATGLFVDPLFLYTLSVNDACMCLLVDGWLALTVTALRSMTDLLHLWNILVQFKVSRRWPYPGGDSDGDINKGDGTRVRARVAPPYVKKNGFFFDLFVILPLPQVVLWVVIPSLLKRGSVTLVVSILLLTFLFQYLPKIYHSIRHLRQNATLSGYIFGTVWWGIALNMVAYFVAAHAAGACWYLLGVQRSAKCLKEQCENTMGCDLRMLSCKEPVYYGTTEMVLDRARLAWARNHEARSVCLDIDTDYTYGAYQWTLQLVSNESRLEKILFPIFWGLMTLSTFGNLESTTEWSEVVFNIIVLTSGLLLVTMLIGNIKVFLHATTSKKQAMHLKMRNIEWWMKKRHLPLGFRQRVRNYERQRWAAMRGVDECEMVHNLPEGLRRDIKYHLCLDLVRQVPLFQHMDDLVLENICDRVKSLIYTKGETIQKEGDAVQRMLFVVRGHLQSSQLLRDGVKSCCMLGPGNFSGDELLTWCLRRPFVERLPPSSSTLVTLETTEAFGLDAEDVKYVTQHFRYTFVNEKVKRSARYYSPGWRTWAAVAVQLAWRRYKHRLTLTSLSFIRPRRPLSRCASLGEDKLRLYTAILTSPKPNPDDFDDY, encoded by the exons ATGGCCACCGAGCAAGAATTCACACGCGCATCACGCGTCTCACGTGCTTCAAGCAGCTTAGGATATTACTCAGACGAAGATTACAcggacgaggaagaagaagagatggaagAACCCGAGGaaaaggaggaggaagaagaagaagagacacgTGTTGGGGTCACGTGCGGAGGAAGAAGAAACGGGTCATGGGGTTCCTATAATAAATGGATGATGCTGGGTCGAATACTTGACCCGAGATCCAAACTGGTTCAAGAATGGAACAGAGTCTTTCTCCTCGTGTGCGCGACGGGCCTTTTCGTGGACCCACTTTTCCTATACACCCTCTCGGTAAACGACGCGTGTATGTGTCTGCTCGTCGACGGTTGGCTCGCTCTCACCGTCACTGCGTTACGCTCCATGACCGATCTTTTGCACTTATGGAACATTTTGGTTCAGTTCAAGGTTTCTCGCCGGTGGCCTTATCCCGGCGGAGATAGCGACGGCGATATTAACAAAGGAGATGGGACACGTGTACGTGCGAGAGTTGCTCCACCTTACGTTAAGAAGAATGGTTTCTTCTTCGATCTCTTCGTCATCTTACCACTACCTCAG GTGGTGTTGTGGGTGGTGATACCTTCTCTTCTAAAAAGAGGCTCTGTGACGTTGGTGGTGTCAATCTTGCTTTTAACATTCCTCTTCCAATATCTACCGAAGATTTACCACTCCATTCGCCATCTCCGTCAAAATGCTACTCTGTCAGGTTACATTTTCGGCACCGTCTGGTGGGGAATCGCACTCAACATGGTCGCTTATTTCGTCGCCGCACAT GCAGCAGGAGCATGTTGGTACTTGTTAGGGGTCCAAAGATCAGCGAAATGTCTTAAAGAGCAATGTGAAAACACAATGGGATGCGATCTAAGGATGTTGTCATGTAAGGAACCGGTGTACTATGGCACGACCGAGATGGTTCTTGACAGGGCTAGACTGGCTTGGGCACGAAACCACGAAGCACGATCCGTTTGCTTAGATATCGATACCGACTACACATATGGTGCTTATCAATGGACCCTTCAACTTGTGAGCAATGAAAGCCGGTTGGAGAAAATCCTTTTCCCTATTTTTTGGGGTCTCATGACTCTCAG CACATTTGGGAATTTGGAGAGCACAACAGAATGGTCTGAGGTTGTCTTCAATATAATAGTTCTAACAAGTGGTCTTCTTCTTGTTACCATGTTGATCGGTAACATAAAG GTATTTCTACATGCAACAACTTCAAAGAAGCAAGCAATGCACCTGAAAATGAGGAACATAGAGTGGTGGATGAAGAAGAGACATTTACCATTAGGGTTTAGGCAACGAGTTCGCAACTACGAGCGGCAGAGATGGGCCGCTATGCGCGGTGTAGACGAGTGTGAAATGGTTCACAACCTTCCAGAAGGTCTTAGGAGAGACATCAAGTACCATCTTTGTTTAGACTTAGTCCGGCAG GTTCCGTTGTTTCAGCATATGGATGATTTGGTGCTTGAGAATATATGCGACCGCGTGAAGTCTCTCATTTACACAAAAGGAGAAACC ATCCAGAAAGAAGGAGATGCAGTGCAGAGAATGTTGTTTGTAGTGAGAGGCCATCTTCAGAGTAGTCAGTTACTAAGAGACGGTGTCAAAAGCTGTTGCATGTTAGGTCCAGGTAATTTTAGCGGTGACGAGCTTCTCACATGGTGTCTACGACGACCATTCGTTGAGAGGCTACCGCCGTCTTCATCAACGCTTGTAACGCTCGAGACCACCGAAGCATTTGGCCTCGACGCTGAAGACGTTAAGTACGTGACTCAACATTTCCGTTACACTTTTGTCAACGAGAAAGTCAAACGCAGTGCCCGCTATTATTCTCCCGGGTGGCGAACTTGGGCCGCAGTTGCGGTTCAGCTCGCTTGGAGGAG GTACAAGCATCGGTTAACTTTGACGTCACTGTCGTTCATAAGGCCGAGGAGACCATTGTCGAGATGTGCGTCACTAGGAGAAGATAAATTGAGGCTCTATACAGCCATCTTAACCTCTCCTAAACCCAATCCTGACGATTTCGATGATTATTAA